CTCTTCACCCTCAATTTTCTGCcaccataaacaaaattcccaattgttaattataattcaCCTTATTCTTTTACCTTCCTTAAATTGAAGAtcgtaaaaattaattaaacagaGACCTCTTCTTGGAACAGTGACAtcgagaagaggaagaagcaGCCGCGCACTTGCCGGATCTCAAGTTTTCGGAGCTGCACTTCCTCTTAAGGGAAGAACTAGAAAGAGGGGGCTTCCCAGCAGAGGAGACCTGGGACAGGTTGGAAATGAGAAAAGgcgaggaagaggaagaaggatGTTTGGTATCGGCGTCGCCAGTCAACGAAGAAATGAAGGAATTATGAGCGGAGAAATTAAGAGATTCGTCGttgatgttgttgttgttattaagATGGGGATGGGGTGGGATCTGCTGGATGGGAGTAACGTAATGAGGTTGTTGAGGCAGAGGAGCTCTGCGGAAGCGAGCGTGGCCGAGACGACTACGGCCGAGGAGGGAAATGACCTTTTTAAACTTGGAGACGGCAGCGTCGGCGGCGGCACGGCAGTCGGTAGGGAAATCGATTGGGGATTGAGTGGAGGAAGGTAAGGAATGGGGATTGGGAATGGAGAGTAATCGGATGAGTTTGTGGACGCTTTCGAGGCCGGAAGTGGCTTCTTGGACGGCGTTGGGTTCCATAGTGGGGAGTGGGGAAAGGTGGGAGATGAGGTCCACGGCCATATCTACATACTCATCAATAtcaaaacacacaaaaacaaCTTTGGGTGTAAGaacaagaaaaggaaaaagtaaaagaaaaataggagAGAGGAACGAACGTTGGATTTGGGGATTGATAAAGAGGAGGAGAGTGGGAcaggtagagagaaaaagagagatttgTAGAGTGTGGTCAAAATGGGTTCTGAATTTCGGCCATTAAAGTCTCTAAATACACCCGCTGTCTCcactctctcttttatttttttgttgttctaGTTCTATTACACTTTTGCTTctattttttccccttttatttggtttattatTCTTCAGTAGCCAGCTAAGCCAAGTAAGAGTGGATGTGGATCTAAACTAGAAGGGTACAAGTTTGTCAATTTGCTCAATTACTTACCCCAATTTTCCCATTTGACATGCCCATCGTCGGCTGTGTGTGTGTTGTTGACTAATAGCAATGCACCCCATTTCAATATTTCATCAATTCTTCTCATTCTAACCCTCCTTACTTTCACCTCCCTCCGTCttcctaaataaataaataagatcaACTTTAACGCCATTTTGCAcccaataataaatatatctcACAACCcaacattttatattatatttattatttttgtaagtttttATTATACAATCACTCTTTTATACtttaaacacaaactattataactcaaactaaaataatttacacttTCAGTACAAACCACTCCTATTTACCTCAAACTTCTTAGTATAAAgcttttgatttatttaggTTCTTTaacaattatgttttatttatttatttgcaacaataattttagaaaatattattttaaataaaagtgatagaaatatttataaatataaatgataataattttagtttatccATGTCCAttgatgttttgaaaataactaatctatcatatttgtaaacttaataactattttggaaaaaaaattgttttaaattataaaatttataaaaatattgaaaaattatatttataaatattttaatttattttattacacatcAAAACAATCCAATTAATtctctaaaaattttagtttttgtaggGAGCAACTGTATCtgtagtaaagaaaaaaaaattaacaacaaaaactCAACTTTAAACtcccaaaaaacaaaacgaaAGGTTTACTTTAAACtagtaaaataacaatagcCATAAATAGGGtctataattcaaaatttgaaatttgaaactgAGTGGTTCTTAATTCGTATACTCAGTTTCATTCATTgggaagaaaaacatttttttaatttattattgctatgttttttctattaaaaaaaaaagaaagaaaaaacatattgaactttaagcttttaaaaattgtgtataagcaccctttctttttctatattttattttgtattgttattgtatttatttcgACACTTTTAAAAGTGGGGGGAAattgtcttttatttataaattaacttagaaattcattattttattccaAAGAGAACCatacgataaaaaaaaaaaaaaatacaaattggAAGCCAGAtggtaaaagtaaaaaaggaaatcaTGATCAGATGAACTCAAAATTGttttccaaagaaaataatccCAATGTTGAACATTAAAATTCGAGTACTTCGTAGTCATCCCAAATTTCAACTCCATagatacaaacaaaaatacaaataaataaatccaataatataaaatacaacaatgattacattttttaatctctatctTTAATTTCTTACTTGTTTGTGTCGTCTTTACACTCAATAGTcaatcctttttcttcttttctagaGAATCCACAGTCagtgtgtttgttttgttcaatctataatatttttatccaTTTTCGTGTGAATCTACGAGCTGTAGCATTTTGAAATATACTTTGATAACACACACCCCACGGCCCACCCCTTGGTTTAAAATTCTCAAACTTCATGGGAAATTTgtcgttttctttttatttttagtctttgaaaaataaataatgaatcaAGTTtgtagattaaaaaaaaagaggaaataaataaaaaaagaaagggggaaaataattatagatgAATGCggagaaaaatgagaaataaaatagaagggggaaggaaaagagaaattggGAATCCGATGCCTAATGTCGAGAACCTTGACCTGCAGTTTAAAGGGGGGGCCATGGATGTTAATCTTGTCTAGAATCTAGATGGGAAATTAGAAAAGGACAAAGATGGTGATTAGGCCAAATATGTGATGTTAGCCCTTTGATCTTTTACCATTTGCTCTTTATTTAGCCACGTGTCATGGATCCATGCCAACGCACCTCCCTCTCAAATACACACCATCCTTCCGTTGACTTTCGTCTTCCCCCTAATCCATCATAAATCCacttttcctctcttcttttttcatttcaacatttcttttttgtttcttccacGTTACTATTAGTTGATGCTCCATTATTGGAAcacccaaacaaaaaaaagggctagttttgaaaatactcCCAACCAATAATATAGtccaaacaaatataattgtgGGGTTGACCATACCCTTATTACTATAGTGTCTTtcaccaaaatcaaattaaaagtttgaatttctCACCTCTTATATATCACCTCTACACATACGTGATTTGTAAGTTTGACTAattcaattctatttttcatgttaAAGCCATTTATTCACAATTATcttatttgatacaaaataatattatataacacgtgcttcaaacaaaaatactaGTTTAATATTCTAAgtactttaattttcttttaacttatatctaaaaacaaatacaGATTTTGTTgggtataattaattagtggcttctaaacttagttattaaaaaatataaaggaaATTGAAAGGTAATTAAATTGTTAGGAAAATGCaatcaaaattaatgtttaCTTTAAATAGATAAGAGATGGAGATACATTGTATATAAATGATAagaatttaagttttttttttttttttttgttgatagattaaaaagtaaatgcaTAGTTGAGTTGGATTTGATTGTAACAAAATAGAGTAACGTCTTTCTCGAAAGTTTACTGACAAAAGCTGTTGGCCACATTACggaaagagaaacaaaagtaATTGTATAACAcatgttaaaatatatcaaatacattattaaatttatggtATGAAAGTAGAATGAGTCAAATTTGGAACAACAAACTACACTAATTATGTGGACCATATCCTACTGGGTGTCGCAACAAACAATGCGGTAAAAAGTTCACAAATTATTCAATTCACTTCCtataatttttgttctctCTGTACAAATAATTAGCAAAAAATGGCCGACTCAATTATATTCTAaccttatattatattttcgtCCATATTATCAGTTTGACAGCGTTACATTAAATGAATtggaattttatattattttgtaagaaattacaaaacaCAATAGTTTCATATGGCTAACTATCTACTTTGTACCTCTTTACCAAATACACAAACGTGCAACTTCAACTTActcaacttttcttcttcaaaaacactgcctcttctttcttttgaccAAATTTTCAACTCCcgagaaaaactatttttcgttatttttcaaaatctcaaattttcaaatcttgactttgtttttcaaaacattggtaaaaaaagtaaataataaagcaAGACATTGAAGAAGTTGTCTTCGAAGGTTTGCGTTATAATGGGCTTAAAACTATGTTCACTTGGACAGCCCTTCAATCATGAGTTGGGTCGACCCGATAGGCCCAAATCTGTTGACAATCCAAAATTCTGAATACAGGGCTTGGCCCACGTTCCGAAATGATTCAAAACTATATGCcactttcaaatttagtttagtattatttgaattaatcaATCTCACAATTTATAGATGTAtcatcaattgttttttttttttttttagatataacCTCTTACAGTATACTAGATaccaacattattatttttaagacgTATACGAGAAggtgaaaacaaatattgtaTAAGTTAATAGTTATTATAATGTTTGGTGATTTAGAGATTTATGCGAACGGGAAAGATAACATATTGGTGAAAGAATTATAAACATTAGAATATCACATAAAAAGCAGTAATCAACATgaacttttgttattttttaactctaaaaaacatgagaaagagaagcaataaaaatgttataaatgaGGATAATAAATAGCAAGGATATTGGTTGCCTCACTTCAAAGGAAACAAAAGGCAAATTTGAGAAAACTGATGTAATGGTTTCACCAAAATGCCTTTGTGATCTTGGAACTTTCATATTCATGAAATTTCTTCAAGTCTCCTAATTTTTAAGAACTTGCTTCAATGATCAGCAACACAATATATGGTTGTTTGCTTGTAATTTTTGCAAATTTCcctttttggttctttttttttttttaaataaaaaaaaacattataatcATTGTGGGGCCTATAACACCATTTCTCAATTTgactttaacattttctttattgggTTGGTATTTTACTAtctcttctctatttttttaattcaacctTGTTATAGCTCTCATTTAGAttctatattttatgtattcaTTCAACCATCAATGAACTGCACAAACTGCCATTGGTTTCAACTTTCAAGATGATGAATTTCTATAACCTAAAGTTGAAACAGCGTacattgattttgtatttcattCATAAGTCTAAAATCTTATACATATAGTTTGATAGATAAGTTTTcgatattataaattgtaatgcaaaaataaattagtttgaCTCCATAATCTCCATCTtggaaaatacttttttaggCTCTTAGAAAAAACGAAATAGGTAAGGAAactagttttcaaaatatatattcttaaaacaTAGAAACA
This DNA window, taken from Cucumis sativus cultivar 9930 chromosome 6, Cucumber_9930_V3, whole genome shotgun sequence, encodes the following:
- the LOC101214001 gene encoding probable WRKY transcription factor 15, with the protein product MAVDLISHLSPLPTMEPNAVQEATSGLESVHKLIRLLSIPNPHSLPSSTQSPIDFPTDCRAAADAAVSKFKKVISLLGRSRLGHARFRRAPLPQQPHYVTPIQQIPPHPHLNNNNNINDESLNFSAHNSFISSLTGDADTKHPSSSSSPFLISNLSQVSSAGKPPLSSSSLKRKCSSENLRSGKCAAASSSSRCHCSKKRKLRVKRVVRVPAISLKMADIPPDDYSWRKYGQKPIKGSPHPRGYYKCSSVRGCPARKHVERAVDDPAMLVVTYEGEHNHTLSLPETSTLILESS